Proteins encoded in a region of the Sphingomonas jaspsi DSM 18422 genome:
- a CDS encoding LysR substrate-binding domain-containing protein gives MTRKMPPLAAVRVFEAAARLENFTAAANELGMTQAAVSYQVKLLEERLKAPLFLRERGRAVLTPLGAKLLPGLTQAFDTIEAAFASQREEDEALLTIATTRTFANAWLVWRLGAFQLDHPDLGVRLVTDGKLADLNAGEADIAIRAGQGQWDGLEAERLLPIDYTPMCSPGFLARVEAQLGRKVEPADLPTLPMLSPQDDWWDNWLCAAGVASEGRPKRGGLRLDSQADEANAAMSGQGFVMLTPYFWRNDLAEGKLVQPFPLTTEGNFGYWLAMPPARKSVPKIRRFREWLLREIAKGAEVHQGPRG, from the coding sequence ATGACCCGAAAGATGCCCCCCCTTGCCGCGGTCCGTGTGTTCGAGGCGGCAGCGCGGCTGGAGAATTTTACCGCGGCGGCGAACGAGCTGGGAATGACGCAGGCGGCGGTGTCGTATCAGGTGAAGTTATTGGAAGAGCGGCTGAAAGCGCCGCTGTTCCTGCGCGAACGGGGGCGGGCGGTGCTGACCCCGCTGGGCGCCAAGCTGCTGCCCGGCCTGACGCAGGCGTTCGACACGATCGAGGCGGCGTTTGCGAGCCAGCGCGAGGAGGATGAGGCGCTGCTGACCATCGCCACCACGCGGACCTTCGCCAATGCGTGGCTGGTGTGGCGGCTGGGCGCGTTCCAGCTCGACCATCCCGACCTTGGCGTGCGGCTGGTGACCGACGGCAAGCTGGCCGACCTCAATGCGGGCGAAGCGGACATCGCGATCCGCGCGGGGCAGGGGCAGTGGGACGGGCTGGAGGCGGAGCGGCTGCTGCCGATCGATTATACCCCGATGTGCAGCCCGGGCTTCCTCGCCAGAGTCGAAGCGCAGCTGGGGCGCAAGGTCGAGCCTGCCGACCTGCCGACCCTGCCGATGCTGAGCCCGCAGGACGATTGGTGGGACAATTGGCTGTGCGCCGCGGGCGTGGCGAGCGAGGGGCGGCCCAAGCGCGGCGGCCTTCGGCTGGACAGCCAGGCTGACGAGGCCAATGCGGCGATGTCGGGGCAGGGGTTCGTGATGCTGACCCCCTATTTCTGGCGCAACGACCTGGCCGAAGGCAAGCTGGTCCAACCCTTCCCGCTGACCACCGAGGGCAATTTCGGTTACTGGCTGGCGATGCCGCCGGCGCGGAAGTCGGTGCCGAAGATCCGGCGGTTTCGGGAGTGGCTGCTCCGCGAGATCGCGAAGGGCGCCGAGGTGCACCAGGGTCCGCGTGGATAG
- the purC gene encoding phosphoribosylaminoimidazolesuccinocarboxamide synthase: MSRRRQIYEGKAKILYEGPEPGTLIQYFKDDATAFNAQKRGTIAGKGVLNNRISEYIFTSLQTIGIPTHFIRRINMREQLIRQVEIVPIEVVVRNVAAGSLSKRLGIEEGTQLPRTIIEYYYKDDALGDPMIADEHIACFGWASQDEMNDIADMAIRVNDFMCGLFAGIGIRLIDFKLEFGRVWENDYARIILADEISPDGCRLWDMKSNEKLDKDRFRQDLGNVEGAYQEVARRLGLLPEEGDDNPVLDLDSHRKKRGK, translated from the coding sequence ATGTCCCGTCGCCGCCAGATCTACGAAGGCAAGGCCAAGATCCTTTACGAGGGTCCCGAACCCGGCACGCTGATCCAGTATTTCAAGGACGACGCGACCGCGTTTAACGCGCAGAAGCGCGGCACCATCGCGGGCAAGGGCGTGCTCAACAATCGCATCAGCGAATATATCTTCACCTCGCTGCAGACGATCGGCATCCCCACCCACTTCATCCGCCGCATCAACATGCGCGAACAGTTGATCCGCCAGGTCGAGATCGTGCCGATCGAGGTCGTCGTGCGCAACGTCGCGGCCGGATCGCTGTCGAAGCGGCTGGGCATCGAGGAAGGCACGCAACTGCCGCGCACGATCATCGAATATTATTACAAGGACGATGCGCTGGGCGATCCGATGATCGCCGACGAACATATCGCCTGCTTCGGCTGGGCCAGCCAGGACGAGATGAACGACATCGCCGACATGGCGATCCGCGTGAACGACTTCATGTGCGGGCTGTTCGCGGGCATCGGCATCCGCCTGATCGACTTCAAGCTGGAGTTCGGCCGGGTGTGGGAAAACGACTATGCGCGCATCATTCTGGCCGACGAGATCAGCCCCGATGGCTGCCGCCTGTGGGACATGAAGTCGAACGAAAAGCTCGACAAGGATCGCTTCCGCCAGGACCTCGGCAATGTCGAAGGCGCCTACCAGGAAGTCGCCCGCCGTCTCGGCCTGCTGCCGGAAGAAGGCGACGACAATCCGGTGCTCGACCTCGACAGCCACCGCAAGAAGCGCGGCAAGTAA
- a CDS encoding cryptochrome/photolyase family protein, producing MTVLVPILGDQLSHSIASLDGCDPADTVVLMMEVWDEATYVRHHQQKIALIFSAMRHFADELRARGFVVDYVSLDDPDNSGSFTGEVERAVARHRPDAIRIVEAGEWRVREAIERWSKAFGLPVHILPDLRFLCSIEEFLGWAAGRRELRMEFFYREMRRKTGLLMTADGKLEGGKWNYDAENRAAAAPGTRFPDRPRFQKDHLTREVIDLVAARFGDHFGDLDGFDWPVTAAEAEAALDDFLTHRLPHFGETQDAMLKGEDSMHHALLSTSINLGLLDPLAVCQRAEEEYRKGRVPLAAAEGFIRQIIGWREYVRGIYWWEGRDYGRANHLKATRPLPEFYWTGETDMACLADCVRTTRDNAYAHHIQRLMVLGNFAMLAGVDPAEVSDWFLVVYADAYEWVEMPNVIGMSQHADGGRMASKPYAASGAYIDRMSDYCAGCRYDVKQKVGPDACPFNALYWDFLARNEGKLRGNARLRNPYATWERMSVDKREDYRASAAAFLKTLEPAKPGWARQAKAASTAAASRPKSSSE from the coding sequence ATGACCGTGCTCGTGCCCATCCTCGGCGACCAGCTTAGCCACTCAATCGCCAGCCTCGATGGCTGCGATCCCGCCGACACCGTCGTTCTGATGATGGAGGTGTGGGACGAGGCGACCTACGTCCGCCATCATCAGCAGAAGATCGCGCTCATCTTTTCGGCCATGCGCCATTTCGCCGACGAACTTCGCGCGCGCGGTTTTGTCGTCGATTATGTGTCGCTCGACGATCCCGACAATAGCGGCAGTTTCACGGGCGAAGTGGAGCGCGCCGTCGCCCGCCATCGGCCTGACGCAATCCGCATCGTCGAAGCCGGCGAATGGCGGGTGCGCGAGGCGATCGAGCGGTGGAGCAAGGCGTTCGGCTTGCCGGTCCATATATTGCCCGACCTGCGCTTTCTCTGTTCGATCGAGGAGTTCCTTGGCTGGGCGGCCGGGCGGCGCGAACTGCGCATGGAGTTTTTCTATCGCGAGATGCGGCGCAAGACGGGCCTCCTCATGACCGCCGACGGTAAACTCGAGGGCGGCAAGTGGAACTACGACGCCGAAAACCGCGCCGCCGCCGCGCCCGGCACCCGCTTTCCCGACCGGCCGCGTTTCCAGAAAGATCACCTGACGCGCGAGGTGATCGACCTGGTCGCGGCGCGGTTCGGCGATCATTTCGGCGATCTCGACGGGTTCGATTGGCCGGTGACCGCGGCGGAGGCCGAAGCGGCGCTCGACGATTTCCTGACCCACCGCCTGCCGCATTTCGGCGAGACGCAGGATGCGATGCTGAAGGGCGAGGACAGCATGCACCACGCCTTGCTGTCGACGTCGATCAACCTCGGCCTGCTTGACCCGCTGGCGGTTTGCCAGCGCGCCGAGGAAGAATATCGCAAGGGGCGCGTGCCGCTCGCCGCCGCCGAGGGGTTCATCCGGCAGATCATCGGCTGGCGGGAATATGTCCGGGGCATCTATTGGTGGGAAGGCCGCGACTATGGCCGGGCCAACCATCTGAAGGCGACGCGCCCGCTGCCCGAATTCTACTGGACCGGCGAGACCGACATGGCGTGCCTTGCGGACTGCGTGCGGACGACGCGCGACAATGCCTACGCCCATCACATCCAGCGGCTGATGGTGCTGGGCAATTTCGCCATGCTGGCGGGTGTGGACCCGGCTGAGGTCAGCGACTGGTTCCTCGTCGTCTATGCCGATGCCTATGAATGGGTCGAGATGCCTAATGTCATCGGCATGAGCCAGCATGCCGACGGCGGCCGGATGGCATCGAAGCCCTATGCCGCCAGCGGTGCCTACATCGACCGGATGAGCGATTATTGCGCGGGCTGTCGCTATGATGTGAAGCAGAAGGTCGGACCTGACGCATGCCCCTTCAACGCGCTCTACTGGGACTTCCTGGCGCGCAACGAGGGCAAGCTGCGCGGCAACGCCCGCCTTCGCAATCCCTATGCGACGTGGGAGCGGATGAGTGTCGACAAGCGCGAAGACTATCGCGCCAGCGCCGCCGCCTTCCTGAAAACGCTGGAGCCCGCCAAGCCCGGCTGGGCGCGTCAGGCGAAAGCGGCGTCGACCGCGGCGGCGTCGAGGCCGAAGTCTTCGAGCGAATAG
- a CDS encoding sulfotransferase family protein — protein MSRGVRRTDLNRRFGAMLERAWDRGAATRPSLDPADIIAIASRKEGGPPADGPWRTRLDILCAALRDEADLNPIGLTSAHVQLVKLVRARIRAAAYVARHPGALDIPIERPLVIVGQMRSGTTRIHRLLACDRDFEVNRLFEQLDPVPHRGIDRRPVNAWITGKLFALMAPELSAIHPTSPLAAEEDFGLHAFSIWGALFEGQWRVPSFAAHVEQADPADVYRDFATLLRINAHRRRRPGPWLLKAPQFAQELDAVLAAFPDARLVVLRRPPAELVASGASLVWHHSRVQSDAVTRAEIGREWLRKTRLRGERMDEALARHQRQPQVELDYADVSRDWAGAVDRIYRLCDGPPDPATWARMDRLIASSTAHHGHRYSLEDFGLDAAAVDAAFA, from the coding sequence ATGAGCAGGGGGGTAAGGCGTACCGACCTCAACCGGCGCTTCGGGGCCATGCTCGAACGCGCATGGGACCGCGGCGCGGCCACCCGCCCGTCGCTCGATCCCGCCGACATCATCGCCATCGCTTCGCGCAAGGAAGGCGGCCCGCCCGCCGACGGTCCGTGGCGCACGCGGCTCGACATCCTCTGCGCCGCGTTGCGGGACGAGGCCGACCTCAACCCGATCGGTCTAACCTCGGCGCATGTGCAACTGGTCAAGCTCGTCCGCGCCCGCATTCGCGCGGCGGCCTATGTCGCTCGGCATCCTGGCGCACTCGACATCCCGATCGAACGGCCGCTGGTCATCGTCGGTCAGATGCGCTCGGGCACCACGCGCATCCATCGCCTGCTGGCGTGCGATCGGGATTTCGAGGTCAATCGGCTGTTCGAACAACTCGACCCGGTGCCCCATCGCGGCATCGATCGGCGGCCCGTCAATGCGTGGATCACCGGCAAGCTGTTCGCCCTGATGGCGCCCGAACTTTCCGCCATCCATCCGACCTCTCCGCTGGCGGCAGAGGAGGATTTCGGGCTGCATGCATTTTCGATCTGGGGCGCCTTGTTCGAAGGCCAGTGGCGCGTGCCCAGTTTCGCCGCCCATGTCGAACAGGCCGATCCTGCCGACGTCTACCGAGATTTTGCCACGCTGCTCCGGATCAACGCCCACCGCCGTCGGCGGCCCGGACCATGGCTGCTCAAGGCCCCCCAGTTCGCGCAGGAGCTTGACGCGGTGCTGGCGGCCTTTCCCGATGCCAGGCTGGTCGTCCTGCGTCGCCCGCCGGCCGAACTGGTCGCTTCAGGGGCCAGCCTGGTCTGGCACCACAGCCGGGTCCAGTCGGACGCCGTGACCCGCGCGGAAATCGGCCGCGAATGGCTGCGCAAGACACGCCTGCGCGGGGAACGGATGGACGAGGCGCTGGCCCGCCATCAACGCCAGCCGCAGGTCGAACTCGACTATGCCGATGTCTCGCGCGACTGGGCCGGCGCGGTCGACCGCATCTACCGGCTGTGCGACGGTCCGCCCGACCCGGCGACGTGGGCGCGGATGGATCGGCTGATCGCATCGTCGACGGCCCACCACGGCCATCGCTATTCGCTCGAAGACTTCGGCCTCGACGCCGCCGCGGTCGACGCCGCTTTCGCCTGA
- a CDS encoding M16 family metallopeptidase, translating to MARARSCRHLLAAVAALAIAIPAAAEAQSANGWGIATTDVPADPSIKLGRLPNGMRYAIMRNATPKGAAVVRLRFEFGSLAEAENERGLAHFIEHMAFNGSTHVAEGDMVKILERQGLAFGPDTNASTGFDNTTYMLDLPEADAARVDTALFLLRETASEVSFAPAAVDRERGVILGERRSRDGFQLRQIVDQLGFIAPQAPYANRLPIGTEEVLKTAPAERIKALYRRYYRPENATLVFVGDADPAEIEAKIKAKFADWKGVGPAGAPLPFGKVDHARALSIDTFVDPAVPTRAQLAVTRPWDNPADTQADRRRKLVEGVANAIFSKRLTRIVNAPASPFITAFSSNQDLENAALVSSLAIIAKDGDWSQALATAEQEIRRAKEFGFTQAELTRQIAEAGTAVRTQAEQANSRESAALADAILNTVGEPDFVTTPAWRLENFNRIAPTVTLDEVNAAFRRLWTGSQPLIHISDKATIEPATIAAQFAASQKVAVAKPAAESALAFAYDSFGPAGTVVEDKRIADLGIRTIRFANNVRLNIRKTDFEAGKVRYSVRMDGGLLALPADKPGLGFELTVLSAIGGTSKHSLEELRTLMAGKVVSPGVALGDDAIVAAGQTTAADLGTQLKVSAAYMIDPGFRPEAASQWANIVPVIDKQLRSQAQSVLQTKANALLTNDWRVGIPDSSVLAARNLGEAKAALAPIVATAPIEIGIVGDIDEDKAFAAVAQSFGALPARAAAEPDYSAARKLSFRADKAPIELTHDGPADQAISASFWPTTDDRNYREEAGMNMLAQVLELMLTDSVREKLGASYGVSVTSAMSDVFDGYGTFSVATVVAPDRIGEVEKAVIDAVKQLRARPAADDLLLRARNPLLEQIAKTDRENGTWMTFVAQAQSEADRLDRFRTRKQVYQALTGKELQALAVKYLDPAKVRLVHVRSTAK from the coding sequence ATGGCCCGCGCCCGATCCTGTCGTCACCTGCTGGCCGCCGTCGCGGCGCTTGCCATCGCAATCCCCGCCGCGGCCGAGGCGCAATCGGCCAACGGCTGGGGCATCGCCACCACCGACGTTCCCGCCGATCCGTCGATCAAGCTAGGCCGCCTGCCCAACGGCATGCGCTACGCGATCATGCGCAACGCCACGCCCAAGGGCGCCGCCGTCGTACGCCTTCGCTTCGAATTCGGATCGCTGGCCGAAGCCGAAAACGAGCGCGGCCTCGCCCATTTCATCGAACATATGGCGTTCAACGGCAGCACCCATGTGGCCGAAGGCGACATGGTCAAGATCCTGGAGCGCCAAGGGCTGGCCTTCGGTCCGGACACCAATGCGTCGACCGGTTTCGACAACACGACCTACATGCTCGACCTGCCCGAAGCGGACGCCGCGCGCGTCGACACGGCGCTGTTCCTGCTGCGCGAAACGGCGAGCGAAGTCAGCTTCGCTCCGGCGGCGGTCGATCGCGAGCGCGGCGTTATTCTGGGCGAAAGGCGCAGTCGCGACGGTTTCCAGCTGCGCCAGATCGTCGACCAGCTGGGCTTCATCGCGCCGCAAGCGCCTTACGCCAACCGCCTGCCGATCGGCACCGAAGAGGTGCTGAAGACCGCGCCTGCCGAGCGGATCAAGGCGCTATACCGCCGCTACTACCGGCCGGAGAACGCCACGCTGGTTTTCGTCGGCGACGCCGACCCGGCGGAGATCGAGGCGAAGATCAAGGCAAAGTTCGCCGACTGGAAGGGCGTCGGCCCGGCCGGCGCGCCGCTGCCGTTCGGCAAGGTCGATCATGCTCGCGCCCTGTCGATCGACACCTTCGTCGACCCGGCCGTCCCGACCCGCGCCCAACTCGCGGTCACCCGGCCTTGGGACAACCCCGCCGACACGCAGGCCGATCGTCGCCGCAAGCTGGTGGAAGGAGTAGCCAACGCCATCTTCAGCAAGCGCCTGACGCGGATCGTCAATGCGCCGGCGTCGCCGTTCATTACCGCCTTTTCGTCGAACCAGGACCTTGAGAATGCCGCGTTGGTCAGCAGCCTGGCGATCATCGCCAAGGACGGCGACTGGTCGCAGGCGCTGGCCACGGCCGAACAGGAAATTCGCCGGGCAAAGGAATTCGGCTTCACCCAGGCCGAACTGACCCGCCAGATCGCGGAAGCCGGTACGGCGGTTCGCACGCAGGCCGAACAGGCCAACAGCCGCGAAAGCGCAGCGCTGGCCGACGCCATCCTGAACACGGTCGGCGAGCCCGATTTCGTCACGACGCCGGCATGGCGGCTGGAGAATTTCAACCGGATCGCGCCCACGGTGACGCTGGACGAGGTCAATGCCGCCTTCCGCCGGCTGTGGACGGGCAGCCAGCCGCTGATCCACATCAGCGACAAGGCCACCATCGAACCCGCGACCATCGCCGCGCAGTTCGCCGCCAGCCAGAAGGTCGCGGTGGCAAAACCGGCCGCGGAAAGCGCGCTGGCCTTCGCCTACGACAGTTTCGGGCCTGCCGGCACGGTGGTCGAGGACAAGCGCATTGCCGATCTTGGCATCCGCACCATCCGATTTGCGAACAATGTCCGGTTGAACATCCGCAAGACCGACTTCGAAGCCGGCAAGGTGCGTTACAGCGTCCGGATGGACGGCGGCCTGCTGGCACTGCCCGCCGACAAGCCGGGCCTGGGCTTCGAACTGACCGTCCTGTCGGCGATCGGCGGAACGTCGAAGCATTCGCTGGAAGAATTGCGGACGCTGATGGCCGGCAAGGTGGTCAGCCCGGGCGTCGCGCTGGGCGACGACGCGATCGTGGCGGCAGGCCAGACCACCGCCGCCGACCTTGGCACCCAGTTGAAGGTCAGCGCCGCCTATATGATCGATCCCGGCTTCCGGCCCGAAGCCGCCAGCCAGTGGGCCAACATCGTGCCCGTAATCGACAAGCAGCTGCGGTCGCAGGCGCAAAGCGTGCTCCAGACCAAGGCCAACGCATTGCTGACAAACGACTGGCGGGTCGGCATCCCCGATTCCAGCGTGCTTGCCGCGCGCAACCTTGGCGAGGCCAAGGCCGCGCTGGCACCGATCGTCGCGACCGCGCCGATCGAAATCGGCATCGTCGGCGATATCGACGAGGACAAGGCGTTCGCCGCGGTGGCGCAGAGCTTCGGCGCCCTCCCAGCTCGGGCCGCGGCCGAGCCCGACTATTCGGCTGCACGCAAGCTTTCCTTCCGCGCCGACAAGGCGCCGATCGAACTGACACATGACGGGCCGGCCGACCAGGCCATCTCAGCATCATTTTGGCCGACGACCGACGATCGCAATTATCGCGAGGAAGCGGGGATGAATATGCTGGCGCAGGTGCTGGAGCTGATGCTGACCGACAGCGTCCGCGAAAAGCTGGGCGCGTCCTACGGCGTGTCGGTGACCAGCGCGATGTCCGACGTGTTCGACGGCTATGGCACCTTTTCGGTCGCAACGGTGGTCGCACCCGACCGGATCGGCGAAGTCGAAAAGGCGGTGATCGACGCGGTGAAGCAGCTCCGTGCCAGGCCGGCGGCCGACGACCTGCTGCTGCGCGCCCGCAACCCGCTGCTCGAACAGATCGCCAAGACCGACCGAGAAAATGGAACCTGGATGACATTCGTCGCCCAGGCGCAGAGCGAGGCCGACCGCCTCGACCGCTTCCGCACCCGCAAGCAAGTCTACCAGGCCCTGACGGGCAAGGAACTGCAGGCGCTGGCGGTCAAATATCTGGACCCGGCGAAGGTGCGGCTGGTCCACGTTCGCAGCACCGCCAAGTAA
- a CDS encoding primosomal protein N' encodes MPLPRARVVTLNAALGPLDYRVPDGMVVEPGSVVVAPLGPRQLLGVAWEAERLPSEEVGDNRLRPLAGLVDVPPVAAPLRRLAEWTADYYLSPLAAVLRMIMPSSSALEGGRTMIEYRATGLIPPRMTPQREQALQRLEGRQGTVRELADHAGVSEAVMRGLVHAGALDRIEVDADLPFPLPDPEFAPPTLNDEQTAAAASLTGAIGKGFDPILLDGVTGSGKTEVYFEAIAEALRQDRQVLVMLPEIALTEPFLSRFTARFGCEPVAWHSDLRSSQRRRAWRAIVSGEAKVVVGARSSLFLPYRDLGLIVVDEAHETSFKQEEGVQYHARDVAVMRGHFEEIPVILASATPAIETRHMVDIGRYREVKLTERHGVAEMPELRAIDMTQDPPPRGRWLAPSLVAELQANLDAGEQSLLFLNRRGFAPLTLCRTCGHRFQCPNCTAWMVEHRLMHRLACHHCGHVMPPPKQCPECGDEDSLVACGPGVERIADEVAALFPEARTAVVTSDTIWSPARAAEFVRAMEAQEIDIVVGTQLITKGYHFPNLTLVGVVDADLGLQGGDLRAAERSFQQIQQVAGRAGRGDKPGRVLVQTHDPSAPVIEALVSGDAPGFYAAETEARREAAMPPFGRLAAIIVSAEDKAEAEGVAKRIGNAAPKIDGMAVFGPAPAPLAMLRGRHRQRLLVHAERKLDVQDVIRDWLGKLEWSHKVRVAVDVDPYSFV; translated from the coding sequence GTGCCCCTACCACGCGCAAGGGTCGTCACGCTTAACGCCGCGCTCGGTCCATTGGACTATCGCGTGCCCGACGGCATGGTCGTCGAACCGGGCAGCGTGGTCGTCGCGCCGCTGGGGCCGCGCCAGCTGCTGGGCGTGGCGTGGGAGGCGGAGCGGCTGCCGTCCGAAGAGGTCGGCGATAATCGCTTGCGGCCGCTCGCCGGGCTGGTGGACGTGCCCCCGGTTGCCGCGCCGCTGCGGCGATTGGCCGAATGGACGGCAGACTATTATCTTTCCCCGCTCGCCGCCGTGCTGCGGATGATCATGCCCTCGTCCTCGGCGCTCGAAGGCGGACGGACGATGATCGAATATCGCGCCACCGGCCTCATCCCGCCGCGCATGACGCCGCAGCGCGAACAGGCGTTGCAGCGGCTGGAAGGGCGGCAGGGCACGGTGCGCGAACTGGCGGATCATGCCGGGGTCAGCGAAGCCGTGATGCGCGGGCTGGTCCATGCCGGGGCGCTGGATCGGATCGAGGTCGATGCCGACCTGCCCTTCCCCCTGCCCGACCCCGAGTTCGCGCCGCCAACCTTGAACGACGAGCAGACCGCCGCGGCCGCCAGCCTGACCGGCGCGATCGGAAAGGGCTTCGACCCGATCCTGCTCGACGGGGTTACCGGTTCGGGCAAGACCGAAGTCTATTTCGAAGCGATCGCCGAGGCGCTGCGGCAGGACCGGCAGGTGCTGGTGATGCTGCCCGAAATCGCGCTGACCGAGCCCTTCCTGTCGCGCTTCACCGCGCGCTTCGGCTGTGAGCCGGTGGCGTGGCACAGCGACCTTCGCTCCTCCCAGCGGCGCCGGGCGTGGCGGGCGATCGTCAGCGGCGAGGCCAAGGTGGTGGTGGGCGCGCGCTCCAGCCTTTTCCTGCCCTACCGCGACCTCGGCCTGATCGTCGTCGACGAGGCGCATGAGACGAGCTTCAAGCAGGAAGAAGGGGTCCAGTATCACGCCCGCGACGTGGCGGTGATGCGCGGCCATTTCGAGGAAATTCCGGTCATCCTCGCGAGCGCGACGCCCGCGATCGAGACCCGCCATATGGTCGACATCGGCCGCTATCGCGAGGTCAAGCTGACCGAGCGGCACGGGGTTGCGGAAATGCCCGAACTGCGCGCCATCGACATGACGCAGGACCCGCCTCCGCGCGGGCGCTGGCTGGCGCCGAGCCTGGTCGCGGAGCTTCAGGCCAATCTGGACGCGGGCGAGCAGTCGCTGCTGTTCCTCAATCGCCGCGGCTTCGCGCCGCTGACGCTGTGCCGAACCTGCGGGCACCGTTTCCAGTGCCCCAACTGCACTGCCTGGATGGTCGAGCACCGGCTGATGCACCGGCTGGCCTGCCACCATTGCGGCCATGTCATGCCGCCGCCTAAGCAATGCCCGGAATGCGGTGACGAGGACAGCCTGGTCGCCTGCGGTCCCGGCGTCGAACGTATCGCCGACGAGGTGGCGGCACTGTTCCCCGAGGCGCGCACCGCTGTGGTGACCAGCGACACCATCTGGTCCCCTGCCCGCGCCGCGGAATTCGTGCGGGCGATGGAGGCGCAGGAGATCGACATCGTCGTCGGCACCCAGCTGATTACCAAGGGCTATCACTTCCCCAACCTGACGCTGGTCGGCGTGGTCGATGCGGACCTTGGCCTGCAGGGCGGCGACCTGCGCGCGGCCGAGCGCAGCTTCCAGCAGATCCAGCAGGTCGCGGGGCGCGCCGGGCGCGGCGACAAGCCGGGCCGTGTGCTGGTCCAGACCCATGACCCGTCGGCGCCGGTGATTGAGGCGCTGGTGTCGGGCGATGCGCCGGGCTTCTACGCCGCGGAGACGGAAGCGCGGCGCGAAGCGGCGATGCCGCCGTTCGGTCGGCTGGCGGCGATCATCGTATCGGCCGAGGACAAGGCGGAGGCCGAAGGCGTCGCCAAGCGCATCGGCAACGCCGCACCGAAGATCGACGGCATGGCGGTCTTCGGGCCCGCCCCCGCCCCGCTCGCCATGCTGCGCGGCCGCCATCGCCAGCGCCTGCTGGTCCATGCCGAGCGCAAACTGGACGTTCAGGACGTCATCCGCGACTGGCTGGGGAAGTTGGAATGGAGCCACAAGGTGCGTGTCGCGGTCGACGTCGACCCCTATAGTTTCGTTTAG
- a CDS encoding bifunctional transcriptional activator/DNA repair enzyme AdaA, producing the protein MRTFDIDEAWAAFETRDRTKDGRFVGAVKTTGIYCKPSCPARRPKRENVEFFLTGAEALAAGYRPCLRCKPDEVGRDREAVARAVELIERAEEPPQLSDLAAAVGYAPHHFQRLFTRDMGVSPAAYARAIRAKRAQGHLDKDKSVTEAMYDAGYAAPSRFYADAKDRMGMTPSAWRDGGRGETIRYVVKDSPLGPLLIAATPKGICRLSFDESPDGLKRRFPNAAVIEDDGTIADWADQALAQVEHPTAHNLPIDVRGTAFQERVWQQLRRIPLGETCSYADIANAIGEPGATRAVGTANGSNPVAILVPCHRVIRSDGSLGGYAGGLDRKVKLLEAEGIPTGQQSLDL; encoded by the coding sequence ATGCGAACATTTGACATCGACGAGGCGTGGGCCGCCTTCGAGACTCGCGACCGGACCAAGGACGGCCGCTTCGTGGGCGCGGTCAAAACGACCGGCATCTACTGCAAGCCGAGCTGCCCGGCGCGCCGCCCGAAGCGCGAGAATGTCGAGTTCTTCCTCACCGGTGCCGAGGCGCTCGCCGCCGGCTATCGTCCCTGCCTTCGCTGCAAGCCCGACGAGGTCGGTCGCGATCGCGAGGCCGTGGCACGGGCGGTCGAATTGATCGAGCGCGCGGAGGAGCCGCCCCAGCTGTCCGATCTTGCTGCGGCGGTCGGCTATGCCCCGCACCATTTCCAACGGCTGTTCACCCGCGACATGGGCGTGTCGCCCGCCGCCTACGCCCGCGCCATCCGCGCCAAGCGGGCGCAGGGCCATCTCGATAAGGACAAGAGCGTGACCGAAGCCATGTACGACGCCGGCTATGCCGCGCCCAGCCGCTTCTACGCCGACGCAAAGGACCGGATGGGGATGACCCCGTCGGCCTGGCGCGACGGCGGGCGAGGGGAGACGATCCGCTATGTCGTGAAGGACAGCCCGCTCGGCCCCCTTCTGATCGCGGCGACGCCCAAGGGCATCTGCCGCCTGTCGTTCGACGAAAGCCCCGACGGCCTCAAGCGCCGCTTCCCCAATGCCGCGGTGATCGAGGATGATGGGACCATTGCCGACTGGGCCGATCAGGCGCTGGCGCAGGTCGAACATCCCACGGCCCACAACCTGCCGATCGACGTGCGGGGCACCGCGTTCCAGGAACGGGTCTGGCAGCAGCTGCGTCGCATCCCGCTTGGCGAGACCTGCAGCTATGCCGACATCGCCAATGCGATCGGCGAACCCGGCGCCACCCGGGCGGTCGGCACGGCCAACGGGTCCAACCCGGTCGCGATCCTCGTTCCCTGTCACCGTGTCATCCGCAGCGACGGCAGCCTCGGCGGCTATGCCGGCGGCCTCGATCGCAAGGTAAAGCTGCTTGAGGCCGAAGGCATCCCCACCGGCCAGCAGAGCCTCGACCTGTAG